Proteins encoded by one window of Impatiens glandulifera unplaced genomic scaffold, dImpGla2.1, whole genome shotgun sequence:
- the LOC124917300 gene encoding uncharacterized protein LOC124917300: MEEAKSKMDSPSLPYVNVDSSLRALAGQAEGFGRSAIGGLHGPLYHVTTLEEAETEFHNFFQQGYSKKVCRNSLIGSSKTYVVACLKHYFSWSYWIHPWSRRMVSFYFVSFQLQISFFPFLSYLIFGVKFWLNFVIL; encoded by the exons ATGGAAGAAGCTAAATCTAAAATGGATTCTCCATCTCTGCCTTATGTGAACGTCGATTCTTCTCTCCGAGCTCTCGCCGGTCAAGCTGAAGGTTTCGGCCGCTCTGCCATCGGCGGTCTTCATGGTCCACTTTATCACGTTACTACTTTGGAAG AGGCTGAAACAGAGTTTCATAACTTCTTTCAACAAGGATACTCTAAGAAGGTTTGCAGAAACAGTCTCATTGGATCCAGCAAAACATATGTCGTGGCttgtttaaaacattatttctcTTGGTCTTATTGGATTCATCCATGGAGCAGAAGAATGgtatctttttattttgtttcctttcAATTACAAATTAGTTTTTTTCCCTTTCTGTCATACCTGATTTTTGGTGTTAAGTTCTGgcttaattttgttatattatga